A region of Thermoplasmataceae archaeon DNA encodes the following proteins:
- a CDS encoding winged helix-turn-helix domain-containing protein, giving the protein MTDAVASCEIKNLESVDTGKFEGISRFLNLLGNRTRVAILAVISKYGEVCACELQPALGLPQPTITTHLRKMFDAGLLKQRETWKYSYYFINPRYAGLIDDIMRNQESFEDRR; this is encoded by the coding sequence ATGACTGACGCCGTTGCTTCGTGTGAGATAAAGAACTTGGAAAGTGTAGACACTGGAAAATTCGAGGGGATTTCTAGGTTTCTCAATTTGCTGGGAAACAGGACAAGAGTTGCCATACTTGCTGTGATTTCGAAGTATGGCGAAGTTTGTGCCTGCGAGCTTCAACCTGCTCTCGGACTCCCTCAACCCACGATAACCACACACCTTCGCAAGATGTTTGATGCTGGCCTCCTTAAGCAGAGGGAGACCTGGAAATACAGCTATTATTTCATAAATCCGCGATACGCAGGTTTGATAGATGATATTATGAGAAACCAGGAAAGTTTTGAGGACAGGCGATAA
- a CDS encoding DNA/RNA helicase domain-containing protein gives MGNYAWFSSTSDFLKELESSAFLLNLKERFKASFRQEPSIEQMNSWKAEIGYLRQVLSGVKGSIILEYRIPGSGERADVVIISEGADRNAIVLEMKGWRKAFRKNAFIYETDQNPKEKIDPVYQLLNYVGKIRFTSSSGDRFRVDGKVVMYNVDRNTKEEIVIFRSEERKLESFLKLLISTVDADDNGRTFVNSYYRQNKALFTAIREHYHDLKKGAMDALAAGGFGLYADQLSVFSRLGEAVEKKESGQFLIEGGPGSGKTLIALELLLKAQSAEMSGAICYRNNRMVESLRKLFASIERGLDADIKYFSTGRPGNPGVAEQGWNGDLQLAIFDEAQRMTFENISLAGRSAKTTMFFFDEKQILSKAEKGTMENFLKVYPDATRLKLSGLYRNGLEYGEFVENLLNSKPEPIATGDYEIGYFEELGEMLRELRKRQIRGKTALVASFTESRGDGKNRNSMDNVRVGYPLSSGFNLYKDSGLTLKWLMDPKRDYAPFWVDGQCNALETCASVYGSQGFEADYVGVIWGRDLVWRGNRFELGDNCEDSMGGKSSLKSMFFKGKLGKREDYDLARALLINRYRILLTRGIRGTFVFCEDRETSEFMKQTMSVASNALSGQYME, from the coding sequence ATGGGAAATTATGCATGGTTTTCTTCCACATCTGATTTTCTGAAGGAGCTGGAAAGCTCGGCATTCCTTTTAAATCTTAAGGAAAGATTTAAGGCGTCATTTAGGCAGGAGCCATCAATTGAACAGATGAATTCCTGGAAGGCAGAAATCGGGTACCTCAGGCAAGTTCTTAGCGGAGTCAAAGGGTCCATAATTCTTGAATACAGGATTCCTGGAAGCGGAGAGAGGGCAGATGTTGTGATCATTTCTGAAGGAGCTGACAGAAACGCCATTGTGCTCGAAATGAAGGGCTGGAGGAAAGCTTTCAGAAAGAATGCTTTTATTTATGAAACAGACCAGAACCCGAAGGAAAAGATCGATCCAGTGTACCAGCTCCTAAATTATGTGGGCAAAATCCGTTTTACAAGTTCGTCAGGAGATAGATTTCGTGTGGACGGCAAGGTGGTTATGTACAACGTAGACCGCAACACAAAGGAAGAGATCGTGATCTTCAGATCTGAAGAGAGAAAATTGGAAAGCTTCCTCAAATTACTTATATCTACTGTTGACGCAGATGATAATGGCAGAACATTTGTAAATTCCTATTACAGGCAGAACAAAGCTCTTTTTACTGCGATCAGGGAACATTATCATGATCTGAAAAAAGGAGCCATGGATGCCCTTGCGGCGGGAGGTTTTGGTCTTTATGCGGATCAGCTTTCAGTCTTCTCCAGGTTAGGTGAAGCTGTAGAAAAGAAGGAATCAGGGCAATTCCTGATCGAGGGTGGTCCAGGATCGGGTAAGACCCTTATAGCCCTTGAACTGCTACTGAAAGCTCAATCGGCGGAAATGTCGGGTGCAATCTGCTACAGGAACAATAGGATGGTGGAATCTTTAAGAAAACTCTTCGCTTCTATCGAAAGGGGACTTGATGCCGACATAAAGTATTTCTCCACGGGCAGGCCCGGCAATCCGGGCGTTGCCGAACAAGGTTGGAATGGGGACCTTCAATTGGCAATATTTGATGAAGCTCAAAGGATGACCTTTGAAAACATCAGCCTAGCTGGCAGATCCGCTAAGACCACGATGTTTTTCTTTGACGAAAAACAGATACTGAGCAAGGCTGAGAAAGGCACTATGGAAAATTTTCTTAAGGTATATCCGGACGCGACTCGTTTGAAACTGAGCGGCCTTTACAGAAACGGTTTAGAATATGGAGAATTCGTTGAAAACCTGCTCAATTCAAAACCAGAACCCATAGCCACTGGTGACTATGAAATTGGTTATTTTGAGGAGCTTGGGGAAATGCTTCGGGAACTCAGGAAACGGCAGATAAGAGGAAAGACAGCGCTGGTCGCTTCGTTCACTGAATCAAGGGGTGATGGAAAGAACAGAAATTCCATGGATAATGTGAGAGTTGGCTATCCATTGAGTTCTGGATTCAATCTCTATAAAGACAGCGGCTTAACATTAAAGTGGCTGATGGACCCCAAAAGAGACTACGCTCCATTCTGGGTAGATGGCCAATGCAATGCACTTGAAACCTGCGCCTCGGTTTATGGAAGCCAGGGGTTTGAAGCGGACTATGTTGGAGTAATATGGGGACGCGATCTCGTATGGAGAGGAAACAGGTTTGAATTGGGAGACAACTGTGAGGACTCCATGGGAGGAAAAAGCAGTCTCAAGAGCATGTTCTTCAAGGGAAAACTGGGAAAGCGTGAGGATTATGATCTCGCGAGGGCTCTCCTCATAAACAGGTACAGAATACTGCTGACAAGAGGCATAAGAGGTACCTTCGTGTTTTGTGAAGACAGGGAGACTTCTGAGTTCATGAAGCAAACCATGAGCGTAGCCAGTAATGCTTTATCTGGGCAATATATGGAGTAA
- the sppA gene encoding signal peptide peptidase SppA codes for MAFIAVTDLAGNITYRKAESLTPILDAMAESRKVAGLLLRINSPGGEATASEILYRKLLKVREKKPVIVSVSSVCASGAYWIASGSTKIFAMQTSIVGSIGVIGVYPSFKKLLDRMGVEVNVTKVGKYKDLNNPFVELTEEGREKTEKIMNSIFYTFRDAVALERKIEKPKIDDIATGEVFSSQDALSSGLIDAIGTFDDALENLKAKVGVKKVRSVQPKRPFLPRIIGTTVIDSISEFMDSGKF; via the coding sequence ATGGCGTTCATAGCGGTCACCGATTTGGCAGGTAACATAACTTACAGAAAAGCAGAATCACTTACTCCGATTCTTGATGCAATGGCCGAGAGTAGGAAAGTCGCAGGGCTGCTGTTAAGGATAAACAGCCCTGGTGGTGAAGCCACAGCTTCTGAGATCCTGTACAGAAAACTCCTCAAAGTGAGGGAAAAGAAGCCGGTGATCGTTAGTGTTTCATCTGTATGCGCCTCTGGAGCATACTGGATCGCAAGCGGATCCACAAAGATATTTGCAATGCAGACATCCATTGTGGGATCAATAGGCGTCATTGGGGTATACCCGAGCTTCAAGAAACTCCTTGATCGAATGGGTGTTGAAGTGAATGTAACCAAGGTTGGGAAATACAAGGATCTCAACAACCCTTTCGTTGAGCTAACGGAGGAGGGCAGGGAAAAGACGGAAAAAATCATGAATTCAATCTTCTACACATTCAGAGACGCAGTTGCGCTGGAAAGAAAGATCGAGAAACCAAAGATAGACGACATTGCTACAGGGGAAGTCTTTTCCTCACAGGACGCTCTTTCGTCTGGCCTTATTGATGCTATCGGAACCTTCGACGATGCCTTAGAAAATCTTAAAGCGAAGGTTGGGGTAAAAAAGGTCAGAAGCGTTCAACCAAAGAGGCCATTCCTGCCACGGATTATTGGGACAACCGTCATTG